The following coding sequences are from one Arachis hypogaea cultivar Tifrunner chromosome 7, arahy.Tifrunner.gnm2.J5K5, whole genome shotgun sequence window:
- the LOC112703952 gene encoding alpha-soluble NSF attachment protein 2, with product MGDNLEKGQDYEQKAEKKLGGWGLFGSKFDDAADLFERAANCYKLAKSWDKAGATYVKLANCHIKLDSKHEAAGAYVDAAHSYKKVNISEAVSCLDQAVNLFCEIGRITMAAKYLKEIAELYESEQNIEQAIAYYEKSADFYENEEGTTSANQCKAKVAQFASQLEQYQKAIEIYEDIARQSLNNNLLKYGARGHLLNAGICQLCKGDVVAITNALERYQEMDPTFGGTREYRLLANIASAMDEEDVTKFTEVIKEFDSMSPLDSLKTTLLLRVKEKLKAKELEEDDLT from the exons ATGGGGGATAATTTGGAAAAAGGGCAGGATTACGAACAGAAAGCAGAGAAGAAGCTCGGTGGTTGGGGATTGTTTGGTTCCAAATTCGACGATGCTGCAGACCTATTCGAAAGAGCCGCTAATTGCTACAAGCTCGCAAAATCTT GGGATAAAGCAGGAGCCACCTATGTGAAGTTGGCAAATTGCCATATCAAG TTGGATAGCAAACATGAAGCTGCCGGTGCCTATGTTGATGCAGCACATAGTTACAAAAAAGTTAATATAAGTG AGGCTGTATCTTGCTTAGACCAAGCTGTAAATCTTTTCTGTGAAATTGGAAGAATCACTATGGCAGCTAAATATTTGAAG GAAATTGCGGAGTTGTATGAATCTGAACAGAACATTGAGCAGGCCATTGCTTACTATGAAAAGTCTGCTGACTTTTATGAAAATGAAGAAGGGACAACTTCTGCAAACCAGTGCAAGGCAAAAGTTGCTCAATTTGCTTCTCAACTAGAACA ATACCAGAAGGCAATTGAGATTTACGAAGACATAGCACGCCAATCTCTCAACAATAATTTGCTGAAATATGGAGCTAGAGGGCATCTTCTTAATGCCGGCATTTGCCAACTTTGCAAGGGAGACGTTGTCGCTATCACCAATGCGTTGGAGCGATATCAG GAGATGGATCCAACATTTGGAGGCACACGTGAATATAGACTATTGGCG AATATTGCTTCCGCGATGGATGAAGAAGATGTCACAAAATTTACCGAAGTTATCAAGGAATTCGATAGCATGAGCCCTCTG GATTCATTGAAGACAACGCTTCTTTTGAGGGTGAAGGAAAAGCTGAAAGCCAAAGAACTTGAGGAGGATGATCTTACTTAA
- the LOC112702318 gene encoding uncharacterized protein, which translates to MVVDNCKDEIEESNGSNKEMEFVSIDFSTSRRTLLSSENPQKKFQGTLSSIPNRLNLFKFGSASAKFKRLATSKDQISQAVPSPHGLRGRFSGMLSKKLDWGSLKKMCIEWFRDPMNIALFVWIFCVAVSGAILFLVMTGMLNAVLPKKSQRNAWFEVNNQILNALFTLMCLYQHPQRVYHLVLLCRWSPKDISKLRKLYCKNGTYKPHEWAHMMVVVILLQLNCFSQYALCGLNLGYKRSERPAIGVGICMSFSIGAAATAGLYTILSPLGRDYDSPTDEEAQVRISPAQKPQVKTFEKKYSFATHDRQRVIETRPQWSGGILDLWDDISQAYLSLFCTFCVFGWNMERLGFGNMFVHIATFMLFCMAPFWIFILAAVNIGDDTVRQALVATGILLCFLGLLYGGFWRIQMRKRFNLPAYDFCFGKASASDCVLWLCCCWCSLAQEVRTGNTYDVVEEKFSLKETDIGEQPPISPLPREDVASPNSGTSSPLGTNSSPSMIKPPSPLSSSSVFKEYHSPNRPLSTVKEENHERREEGMMSPPIPPLLHRESP; encoded by the coding sequence ATGGTTGTTGACAATTGTAAAGATGAAATTGAGGAATCTAATGGAAGTAATAAGGAAATGGAGTTCGTTTCGATAGATTTTTCAACTTCAAGAAGAACGTTGCTGAGCAGCGAAAATCCCCAGAAGAAATTCCAGGGCACCTTGAGTTCCATTCCCAATAGGCTCAATCTCTTCAAATTTGGTTCTGCATCTGCGAAATTCAAGCGGCTTGCAACCTCGAAAGACCAGATTTCACAGGCTGTGCCTTCCCCTCATGGCTTGAGAGGAAGGTTCAGCGGAATGCTCTCTAAGAAACTAGATTGGGGTTCACTCAAGAAGATGTGCATAGAATGGTTTAGGGACCCAATGAACATTGCCCTTTTTGTGTGGATCTTCTGCGTCGCTGTTTCGGGTGCAATTCTATTCCTTGTGATGACTGGAATGTTAAATGCTGTGCTGCCGAAGAAGTCCCAGAGGAATGCATGGTTTGAAGTGAACAATCAAATACTCAATGCACTGTTTACACTTATGTGTTTATATCAGCACCCACAAAGAGTCTATCACCTTGTTCTTCTGTGCCGATGGAGTCCGAAAGATATCTCAAAACTTAGAAAATTGTATTGCAAGAATGGAACATATAAGCCTCATGAGTGGGCACACatgatggtggtggtgattcTCCTTCAGTTAAACTGTTTTTCTCAATATGCACTTTGCGGTCTAAATTTGGGGTACAAAAGATCTGAGCGCCCAGCCATAGGAGTCGGAATATGTATGTCTTTTTCGATTGGTGCAGCTGCGACTGCTGGTCTATATACCATTCTTAGCCCTCTTGGTAGAGATTATGATTCTCCAACAGACGAAGAAGCGCAGGTTCGAATATCTCCTGCTCAAAAGCCACAGGTGAAAACATTTGAGAAGAAATATTCATTTGCAACCCATGATCGTCAAAGGGTAATTGAAACTAGACCTCAGTGGAGTGGAGGAATACTTGACCTTTGGGATGATATTTCTCAGGCTTATCTAtcacttttctgcactttttgtGTCTTCGGGTGGAATATGGAGAGACTAGGCTTTGGAAATATGTTTGTTCATATTGCCACTTTTATGCTGTTTTGTATGGCTCCTTTCTGGATTTTTATATTGGCTGCTGTTAATATTGGGGATGATACTGTTAGGCAGGCTCTAGTAGCTACTGGGATTCTTTTGTGCTTTCTTGGTTTACTTTATGGTGGATTTTGGAGGATCCAAATGAGGAAAAGGTTCAATTTGCCTGCTTATGACTTCTGCTTTGGTAAGGCTTCGGCTTCTGATTGCGTACTTTGGCTATGCTGTTGCTGGTGCTCTCTTGCTCAAGAAGTTAGGACTGGGAATACCTATGATGTTGTGGAGGAAAAATTCTCCTTGAAAGAAACTGATATTGGTGAACAACCACCGATTTCTCCTTTGCCGCGCGAAGATGTTGCATCTCCCAACTCCGGCACAAGTTCTCCTCTGGGTACCAACTCTTCCCCTTCTATGATCAAACCACCTAGCCCTCTAAGTTCAAGCAGTGTCTTCAAGGAATATCATAGTCCAAACAGGCCACTATCTACTGTAAAAGAAGAGAATCACGAAAGACGGGAAGAGGGAATGATGAGCCCGCCAATACCACCACTATTACACAGAGAATCTCCCTAA
- the LOC112702320 gene encoding uncharacterized protein — translation MGKSILSAVRFHELCRIVSSSANGNAKRTATAQKQQPQRMQTNTVAVPSLKHGKMGTSEGQCRMPLSRVVADCTNRWFHDTLKEAKAGDTSMQLLVAQMYFSGYGVPKDPQKGNVWIDKAARSRNSVWKACDKHIGYRTSDSDSYGLENDAK, via the exons ATGGGAAAATCAATTCTCTCTGCGGTTAGGTTCCACGAGTTGTGTCGCATCGTTTCATCATCTGCGAATGGGAATGCGAAGAGGACGGCGACAGCACAGAAGCAACAACCACAAAGGATGCAAACAAACACGGTTGCTGTCCCTTCTCTAAAACATGGTAAGATGGGAACATCGGAGGGACAATGTCGGATGCCACTGTCCCGTGTGGTCGCAGATTGTACCAATCGGTGGTTCCATGATACCCTTAAGGAGGCAAAGGCTGGTGACACCTCTATGCAGCTCCTTGTTGCTCAGATGTATTTCAGTGGATATGGGGTCCCCAAGGATCCTCAAAAG GGAAATGTTTGGATCGATAAAGCAGCTAGAAGTCGGAATTCAGTTTGGAAAGCATGTGATAAGCATATAG GTTACAGAACTAGTGATTCAGATTCATATGGACTGGAGAACGATGCTAAGTAA
- the LOC112702319 gene encoding staphylococcal-like nuclease CAN2 — MGNALRFLCGKCFEPSAADSGSLGPHGVSSATVGVSALAHDLFQFDITSQVPEGLSNHVVSSKKAQANWYRKLVDAWRESKPPPKTPEEAARLVIQTLKRHQKADVEGLLAFYGLPLPHTLVEVAAQPPTSLPDGVKFEFHTLPVDAKAVADGDTVTVYVSTTDPRESAYVPGNVHAAAVQRSAARARRNYEQADALHQQIIDSGYRVIVHQNEEVLAKKYRIRLRGIDAPESAMPYGKEAKNELTKIVQGKSLRVLVYGEDRYGRCVGDLYCNGVFVQEMMLKKGLAWHYSAYDKRPELETWEKQARAKRVGLWASKNPEKPWEWRKDKREAR; from the exons ATGGGAAATGCATTGAGGTTCCTGTGTGGGAAGTGCTTCGAGCCCTCAGCAGCTGATTCTGGATCACTTGGGCCACACGGTGTCTCCTCCGCCACCGTCGGCGTTTCGGCACTTGCTCATGATCTCTTTCAATTTGACATCACCTCTCAG GTCCCGGAAGGACTGAGCAATCATGTTGTATCTTCTAAGAAGGCTCAGGCTAACTG GTATAGAAAGTTAGTAGATGCTTGGAGAGAATCAAAACCCCCTCCAAAGACACCTGAAGAAGCAGCTAGGCTTGTGATTCAGACCTTGAAGAGACACCAAAAAGCAGATGTTGAG GGATTACTGGCTTTCTATGGTCTTCCACTACCTCATACCCTTGTTGAAGTAGCTGCTCAACCCCCTACATCCTTGCCAGATGGAGTGAAATTTGAATTTCACACCTTGCCA GTTGATGCAAAAGCAGTGGCAGATGGTGATACTGTAACAGTGTATGTTAGCACAACAGACCCCAGGGAATCAGCATATGTCCCCGGCAACGTGCACGCAGCAGCGGTGCAAAGATCAGCAGCGCGTGCTCGGAGGAACTATGAACAAGCGGATGCACTTCACCAACAGATTATCGACTCAGGATATCG GGTGATTGTTCATCAAAATGAGGAAGTCCTTGCTAAGAAGTACCGGATTCGACTAAG GGGAATTGATGCTCCTGAAAGTGCAATGCCATATGGAAAGGAAGCTAAAAATGAACTAACAAAGATTGTTCAAGGAAAGTCTTTGAGGGTCCTTGTATATGGAGAAGATCGCTATGGTCGTTGCGTTGGAGATCTCTACTGTAATGGTGTTTTTGTACAG GAAATGATGCTGAAGAAGGGTTTGGCATGGCACTACTCAGCCTATGACAAAAGACCAGAACTAGAAACA TGGGAAAAACAAGCAAGAGCAAAGCGAGTTGGATTATGGGCCTCAAAGAATCCAGAGAAACCATGGGAATGGAGAAAGGACAAGAGAGAAGCTAGATAA
- the LOC112703953 gene encoding copper transport protein ATX1, with protein sequence MQCSLFLYKSFCSISQSVQYIKNKLAPLLKAFAEEKKHLLLIFSSQVRMTNLVEVKVGLHCDECIKKILKAIKKIEDIETYNVDKQLNKVIVTGNVTTEEVIRVLQKNGKNATPWEQDLQPQPNC encoded by the exons ATGCAATGTTCCTTATTTCTATATAAATCTTTTTGTTCAATCTCACAATCTGTTCAATACATTAAAAACAAACTTGCTCCTTTATTGAAGGCctttgcagaagaaaagaaacatTTGTTACTAATTTTCTCCTCACAAGTCAGAATGACCAAT TTGGTAGAAGTAAAGGTTGGTTTGCACTGTGATGAATGTATCAAGAAAATTCTCAAGGCCATCAAGAAGATTGAAG ATATTGAAACTTATAATGTGGATAAGCAGCTAAACAAGGTCATTGTTACCGGTAATGTGACCACAGAAGAAGTGATTAGAGTTCTTCAAAAGAATGGCAAGAATGCAACACCTTGGGAACAAGATCTTCAACCTCAACCCAATTGCTGA
- the LOC112702321 gene encoding protein EARLY RESPONSIVE TO DEHYDRATION 15, with translation MEVMSASRSSSSTLNPNAPMFVPLAYRTVEDFSDQWWELVHSSPWFRDYWLRERFQDPQNEAFDFDFDEDAIFRELHQLVDTQEGVEEGREGKELVKLGSLKWQKDAKFVEVPRYAEKAPKIVKNNRVSPRAIHQPR, from the exons ATGGAAGTGATGTCTGCTTCAAGATCCTCTTCTTCCACTTTGAATCCCAACGCTCCCATGTTTGTTCCTCTTGCTTACCGTACGGTCGAGGATTTCTCTGACCAATGGTGGGAACTTGTTCACTCTTCACCCTGGTTCCGCGACTATTGGCTCCGTGAGCGCTTTCAGGATCCTCAGAACGAAGCTTTCGACTTTGATTTTGATGAAGATGCTATCTTTCGTGAGCTTCATCAACTTGTTGACA CGcaagaaggagttgaagaaggaagagaagggaAAGAGTTGGTGAAATTGGGATCACTGAAATGGCAGAAAGATGCAAAATTTGTTGAAGTTCCAAGGTATGCAGAGAAGGCACCCAAGATTGTGAAGAACAATAGGGTGAGTCCAAGGGCAATTCACCAACCTAGGTAG